A portion of the Chryseobacterium tructae genome contains these proteins:
- the amyA gene encoding alpha-amylase has translation MFSGIDCIKRNGEEVLGIFKIINEYGTEWNPSVSHQLGNYDYLMGADVEYRNPDVVQEMKNWIKWYLESTKVDGVRLDALKHISSEFLKEWINYIKTEINSDYYILGEFWKEEAGKINYFSDEMSNLISCFDVPLHYNFFKASEEGDQYDLRQILDNSLLQQMPVFTVSFVENHDTQKLQALESTVKEWFKPIAYSIILLSEKAYPCVFYPDLFGAKYSDMKDGQEIHVEIRKVETLPKLMEARQQFGYGSQVNFFDDPNCIAFMRMGDKKNKGCLVIISNNGKACKEIMWGEEYSNAVFYDFLQQRQEEIVVDNNGKGIFKVNARSVSVWVKK, from the coding sequence TTGTTTAGTGGAATAGACTGCATTAAGAGAAATGGAGAAGAGGTACTGGGTATCTTTAAGATTATAAATGAATATGGCACGGAATGGAATCCTTCAGTGAGTCATCAGCTCGGAAATTATGATTATCTCATGGGCGCTGATGTAGAATACAGAAACCCAGATGTTGTTCAGGAGATGAAAAACTGGATCAAATGGTATCTTGAAAGTACCAAAGTCGACGGGGTACGGTTGGATGCCTTAAAGCATATTTCTTCAGAATTTTTAAAAGAGTGGATTAATTATATTAAAACAGAAATTAATTCTGACTATTATATTTTGGGGGAGTTTTGGAAAGAAGAGGCCGGAAAAATAAATTATTTCTCTGATGAAATGAGTAATTTAATTTCATGTTTCGATGTGCCCCTACACTATAATTTTTTCAAAGCATCTGAAGAAGGAGATCAGTACGACCTGCGTCAGATTCTTGATAATTCTTTGTTACAGCAGATGCCTGTTTTTACCGTTTCTTTTGTTGAAAATCATGATACACAAAAGCTTCAGGCGTTGGAGTCCACTGTCAAAGAATGGTTTAAACCAATAGCTTATTCCATCATTTTGTTATCAGAAAAAGCCTATCCATGTGTCTTTTATCCTGACCTTTTCGGAGCCAAGTATTCCGATATGAAAGACGGTCAAGAAATACATGTTGAAATCCGTAAAGTTGAGACCCTACCAAAATTAATGGAGGCAAGACAACAATTTGGATATGGCTCACAAGTCAATTTTTTTGATGATCCCAATTGTATTGCATTCATGCGTATGGGTGATAAAAAGAATAAAGGCTGTCTGGTCATTATTTCAAATAATGGAAAAGCCTGCAAAGAAATAATGTGGGGTGAAGAATATTCAAATGCTGTATTCTATGATTTTTTGCAACAAAGACAAGAAGAAATTGTGGTGGATAACAATGGTAAAGGAATCTTTAAAGTAAATGCAAGGTCAGTAAGCGTTTGGGTTAAAAAATAA
- a CDS encoding alpha-amylase family glycosyl hydrolase, with protein sequence MNGVMIQFFHWYHPGNLWNEFAEKAGYLKQLGFTAVWFPPATKCFLGKEGRGYDVYDLYDLGEFDQKGSIATRYGTKEEYLKAIEAAHEAGMSVYADIVLNHRMGGDEPENIFVQQVEEDNRIKTIEQPFEASAMTKFTFSARNGMYSDFNWDHRCLVE encoded by the coding sequence ATGAACGGAGTAATGATTCAGTTTTTTCATTGGTACCATCCCGGGAATTTATGGAATGAGTTTGCAGAAAAGGCGGGTTATTTAAAACAGCTTGGTTTTACTGCGGTATGGTTTCCTCCTGCAACAAAGTGCTTTCTCGGTAAGGAAGGCCGGGGTTATGACGTATATGATCTATATGATTTAGGAGAATTTGACCAGAAAGGTAGTATTGCAACCAGATACGGAACTAAGGAAGAATACCTTAAAGCAATTGAAGCAGCACATGAGGCAGGTATGAGTGTATATGCCGATATTGTTCTTAATCACAGAATGGGTGGAGACGAACCAGAAAATATCTTTGTACAACAGGTTGAGGAGGATAATCGCATTAAGACTATAGAACAACCTTTTGAAGCATCAGCAATGACAAAATTTACTTTTTCTGCCCGGAATGGAATGTATTCAGATTTTAACTGGGATCATCGTTGTTTAGTGGAATAG
- a CDS encoding DUF6766 family protein: MNKHNFFYRNSLSIVLFILMFVCLYGQVMTGWKTENKELAEEGQHLLSIGEYLHSGHFVQATFENWESEFLQMMLYVVLTVFLRQKGSSESKSLDEKEDVDKEPRAHSNAPWPVKQGGVWLILYKHSLSIAFGILFLISFTCHFYGSYEEYSGEQIAKELPVMPIQEYLYDARFWFESFQNWQSEFLAVASLVILSIWLREKGSPESKPVDMPHNEN, encoded by the coding sequence ATGAATAAACATAATTTCTTTTACCGCAACAGTTTAAGTATTGTTCTTTTTATATTGATGTTTGTCTGCCTGTACGGGCAGGTCATGACGGGTTGGAAAACTGAAAACAAAGAATTGGCTGAAGAAGGGCAGCATCTTTTAAGTATCGGAGAATATCTGCACAGCGGCCATTTTGTTCAGGCCACTTTTGAAAACTGGGAAAGTGAATTTTTACAAATGATGCTGTATGTTGTTCTGACTGTTTTTCTCAGACAGAAGGGGTCAAGTGAATCAAAGTCTTTGGATGAAAAAGAAGATGTTGATAAAGAACCTCGAGCTCATTCCAATGCACCCTGGCCGGTTAAACAGGGTGGTGTATGGCTTATTCTCTATAAACATTCACTATCAATTGCTTTTGGTATTCTTTTTCTTATCAGTTTTACCTGTCATTTTTATGGAAGCTATGAAGAATACAGTGGTGAGCAGATTGCTAAAGAACTGCCTGTGATGCCAATTCAGGAATATTTGTATGATGCCCGTTTTTGGTTTGAGTCGTTTCAAAACTGGCAGAGTGAGTTTTTAGCAGTTGCTTCGCTGGTTATCCTTTCAATTTGGCTCAGAGAAAAAGGATCTCCGGAATCAAAGCCAGTTGATATGCCGCATAATGAAAATTAA
- a CDS encoding KGG domain-containing protein — MSKSERTRIARMGGQASHGGGRSSGSGRSGFGGRRNS; from the coding sequence ATGAGTAAATCTGAACGTACAAGAATAGCCAGAATGGGAGGTCAGGCTTCTCATGGTGGTGGAAGATCTTCAGGATCCGGCAGATCCGGATTCGGAGGCAGACGTAATTCATAA
- a CDS encoding CinA family protein, translating to MEFKQSLLDYIGGALKSAHETVSVAESVTAGCLQFSFSQMKDASEFFKGGITAYTLEEKVKLLKVDEQEAIKCDCVSKEVADEMALNVSALFNTDWGISVTGYATPVKESDQKIFAHFSFAYKNEIILSKKLELHHKTNASTAQLYYAEFILGCFKCELNQMIILK from the coding sequence TAAACAGTCTTTGTTGGATTATATCGGCGGGGCACTGAAATCTGCCCATGAAACAGTTTCTGTGGCAGAAAGTGTTACTGCTGGCTGCCTGCAGTTTTCATTTTCGCAGATGAAAGATGCCTCTGAATTTTTTAAAGGCGGTATAACCGCCTATACTCTTGAGGAAAAAGTAAAACTTTTGAAAGTTGATGAGCAGGAAGCGATAAAGTGTGATTGTGTTTCTAAGGAAGTTGCCGATGAAATGGCGTTGAATGTTAGTGCATTATTCAATACAGACTGGGGAATATCTGTCACCGGATATGCAACTCCTGTGAAAGAATCTGATCAAAAAATTTTCGCGCATTTTTCATTCGCCTACAAAAATGAAATCATTTTATCCAAAAAACTGGAATTGCACCATAAAACAAATGCTTCAACAGCCCAGCTGTATTACGCGGAATTTATTCTCGGATGCTTTAAATGTGAACTCAATCAAATGATTATTTTAAAATAA
- a CDS encoding CinA family protein, with product MEFNKILLEQINEEFMSCDQTISIAESVTAGAMQLAFSEMTNSKLFYKGGITVHTPDKIVKLLKVEASEIKNSNCVSSLIADKLGLYASTMFESDWCIATSGYCTPERHSVFEIYVYYSILYKRQVVFSDKIEFNNYKNKLSPLSVKLYYTEEILRKFLSQLKLTLILNSRETNDRSTL from the coding sequence ATGGAATTTAACAAGATCCTTTTGGAACAAATCAATGAAGAATTTATGAGTTGTGATCAAACCATTTCCATTGCAGAAAGTGTTACCGCTGGTGCGATGCAGCTTGCGTTTTCGGAAATGACTAATTCAAAATTATTTTATAAAGGCGGTATCACGGTACATACTCCTGATAAAATAGTGAAGCTTTTGAAGGTCGAGGCTTCTGAGATCAAAAATTCTAATTGTGTATCCAGCCTTATTGCTGACAAGTTGGGACTGTATGCATCCACAATGTTTGAAAGTGATTGGTGTATTGCTACATCCGGATACTGTACACCGGAAAGACATTCGGTATTTGAAATTTATGTCTATTACTCGATTCTGTATAAAAGACAGGTTGTTTTTTCAGATAAAATAGAGTTCAATAATTATAAAAATAAACTTAGCCCTCTTTCTGTAAAATTATATTACACGGAAGAGATTTTACGAAAATTTCTAAGCCAGTTGAAACTGACCCTTATCCTAAACAGTAGAGAAACTAACGACAGATCAACATTATAA
- the ccoG gene encoding cytochrome c oxidase accessory protein CcoG has translation MKDHNISDFKGGEGQVLEPETYRDSIGTMEQSGKRKWVFPKKPKGRYTNYRNLVAYCLLLFYFTLPFITINGNPSLQFDVFNRQIFIAGQPFYPQDFFILTLGAIVSLICIIIFTIAFGRIFCGWICPQTIFLENVFRKIEYAIEGDRNRQMKLDRQEWNAEKIGKRSLKWSIFILLSLIFTHFMFMYIMGYKEVFRIVQEGPFEHPTNFIVMILLSAAFYFVFAWFREQVCTLVCPYGRLQAVLIDKETINVFYDFNRGENRAKWRKGEDRRAAGKGDCIDCYQCVVVCPTGIDIRDGQQLECVNCTACIDACDEVMDKVGLPRGLIRYASEKEIETGKPVKFNARMKGFVILLVALQFLLGYLLYNRADMEAKFIKPAGSTFFVRDGKITNTYNFTFLNKTNDKKVVSIRILEPANGEITFSASSKIIVERDKIVKGTINISFPEKQITLSKQNLKLGVYDQEGNLLDTYETYFEGPFKIQF, from the coding sequence AAGATCATAATATATCAGATTTTAAAGGCGGCGAGGGACAGGTATTAGAGCCGGAAACTTACAGGGATTCCATTGGTACAATGGAACAATCCGGTAAAAGAAAGTGGGTATTTCCCAAAAAGCCTAAAGGCAGATATACCAATTACAGGAATTTAGTAGCCTATTGTTTACTGCTATTTTATTTTACACTCCCATTTATCACGATAAATGGTAACCCCTCATTACAATTTGATGTTTTTAACCGTCAGATTTTTATTGCCGGTCAGCCCTTTTACCCTCAAGATTTTTTCATACTCACTTTGGGCGCAATCGTATCATTAATATGCATTATTATATTTACAATTGCATTTGGGAGAATATTCTGTGGATGGATCTGTCCTCAGACGATCTTTCTGGAAAATGTTTTCAGAAAAATTGAATATGCTATCGAAGGTGATAGAAACAGACAGATGAAGCTTGACCGTCAGGAGTGGAATGCTGAAAAAATAGGGAAAAGAAGCTTGAAATGGTCTATCTTCATTTTACTTTCTTTGATTTTTACCCATTTTATGTTTATGTATATTATGGGATATAAGGAGGTTTTCAGGATTGTTCAGGAGGGGCCTTTTGAACATCCGACCAATTTCATAGTTATGATTCTCCTATCGGCTGCATTTTATTTTGTTTTTGCATGGTTTAGGGAACAGGTATGCACATTGGTTTGCCCTTACGGAAGATTACAGGCAGTACTGATAGATAAAGAAACGATCAATGTTTTTTATGATTTTAACAGAGGGGAGAACAGAGCAAAATGGAGAAAGGGTGAAGACAGGAGAGCTGCGGGAAAAGGCGACTGTATTGATTGTTATCAATGTGTTGTGGTCTGCCCCACAGGGATTGATATCAGAGATGGTCAGCAGCTTGAATGTGTCAACTGTACAGCTTGCATTGATGCGTGTGACGAAGTAATGGATAAGGTAGGATTACCAAGAGGACTAATACGATATGCTTCAGAAAAGGAAATAGAGACCGGTAAGCCTGTTAAATTTAATGCACGAATGAAAGGTTTTGTTATTCTTTTAGTTGCTTTACAATTTTTATTGGGATATCTTCTTTACAACCGTGCCGATATGGAAGCCAAATTTATTAAACCCGCAGGCAGTACATTTTTCGTGCGGGACGGAAAAATTACCAATACTTATAACTTTACTTTTCTAAATAAAACAAATGACAAAAAAGTAGTCAGTATTCGAATATTAGAACCAGCAAATGGTGAAATTACCTTCAGCGCTTCCAGTAAAATAATAGTCGAACGTGACAAAATTGTGAAAGGAACCATTAACATAAGCTTTCCCGAAAAACAGATAACACTGTCAAAACAAAATCTAAAACTTGGAGTTTATGATCAGGAAGGAAATCTCCTGGATACGTATGAAACCTATTTTGAAGGTCCATTTAAAATACAATTTTAA
- a CDS encoding SDR family oxidoreductase, whose amino-acid sequence MERLQLENKSVLITGADSGIGKAIALLFAKEGSDISFIYYKDDKDAEKTKLEIEALGRRAICFGGDINDIDFCKVTVSKTVAEFGKIDILVNNAGTQIPADNIIDLTEENIRKTFNSNIIGMILLTKEVFPHLKKGSSIVNTTSAVAYMGHEELLDYSATKGAIVSFTRSLALQAKPKGIRVNAVAPGPVATPLTEKTFGEEEDDQSKPPLERNANTDEIASSYLFLATDASAQMTGQVLHPNGGLIVNG is encoded by the coding sequence ATGGAGAGGCTGCAATTGGAGAATAAATCAGTGCTCATTACAGGAGCAGACAGCGGAATAGGTAAAGCAATTGCCTTATTATTTGCCAAAGAAGGTTCGGATATTTCGTTTATCTATTATAAAGACGACAAAGATGCAGAGAAAACAAAATTGGAAATTGAAGCTCTAGGAAGGCGTGCTATATGTTTTGGCGGAGATATCAATGATATAGATTTTTGTAAAGTAACCGTCTCAAAAACAGTTGCTGAGTTTGGGAAAATTGACATTTTGGTAAATAATGCAGGAACACAAATTCCTGCAGATAATATTATTGACCTTACAGAAGAAAACATCAGAAAGACATTTAATTCCAATATCATTGGAATGATTTTACTTACCAAGGAAGTTTTTCCCCATTTAAAAAAAGGGAGTTCCATTGTTAATACGACCTCCGCAGTGGCTTATATGGGGCATGAAGAATTATTAGATTATTCAGCTACAAAAGGGGCCATTGTTTCTTTTACGAGATCGCTGGCATTACAGGCGAAACCTAAAGGAATTCGGGTCAATGCAGTAGCACCTGGGCCGGTAGCGACACCCCTTACTGAGAAAACTTTTGGTGAAGAAGAAGACGATCAAAGCAAGCCTCCACTGGAAAGAAATGCTAATACGGATGAGATTGCTTCAAGTTATCTGTTTTTAGCTACCGATGCTTCAGCACAGATGACGGGGCAGGTTCTCCATCCGAACGGTGGGCTCATTGTCAACGGTTAA
- a CDS encoding SDR family NAD(P)-dependent oxidoreductase — protein MEIKNQYVLITGATSGIGYELAKLFAKNGYHLVIVSRSHDQLLEKANEFKKYGVKVVTQAKNLFKEDDVFSMYAELRLNDISPEILVNDAGQGFYGKFEDTDIHRELDIVRLNINAVLILTKLFLKDRISKGSGKILNLASIASKAPGPWQSVYHGSKAFILSWSEAIREELKDTGITVTALLPGPTDTDFFNKAQMNRSKIMEDKESFSTPEEVAKDGYDALMNGEDKIISGLKNKLTVAMSNLASDSMAAYRMGKMQEPQDV, from the coding sequence ATGGAAATCAAAAATCAATATGTACTGATCACCGGTGCAACCAGTGGAATCGGATATGAACTGGCGAAATTATTCGCAAAAAATGGCTACCACCTGGTTATTGTATCGCGCAGTCATGATCAACTGCTTGAAAAAGCCAATGAATTTAAAAAATATGGTGTTAAGGTGGTAACCCAGGCAAAAAATCTCTTTAAAGAAGATGATGTTTTTTCTATGTATGCCGAACTTAGGCTTAACGATATTAGCCCGGAAATATTGGTGAATGACGCAGGACAGGGCTTCTATGGAAAATTTGAAGATACAGATATACATCGGGAATTGGATATTGTCAGGCTCAATATAAATGCAGTTCTGATTTTAACCAAACTTTTCCTAAAGGATCGTATCAGCAAAGGATCAGGAAAAATACTGAATCTGGCTTCAATCGCAAGTAAAGCACCCGGTCCATGGCAATCAGTTTATCATGGAAGTAAAGCTTTTATCTTATCATGGTCTGAGGCGATTCGTGAAGAGTTAAAAGATACCGGAATTACGGTTACGGCACTTCTTCCAGGACCGACCGATACAGATTTCTTCAACAAAGCCCAGATGAACAGAAGTAAAATTATGGAAGATAAAGAGAGTTTCAGCACTCCGGAAGAAGTGGCTAAGGATGGCTATGATGCTCTGATGAATGGAGAGGATAAAATAATCTCGGGGTTGAAAAATAAATTAACGGTAGCCATGTCTAATCTGGCAAGCGATAGCATGGCAGCATATCGTATGGGAAAAATGCAGGAACCACAGGATGTATAA